A DNA window from Purpureocillium takamizusanense chromosome 9, complete sequence contains the following coding sequences:
- a CDS encoding uncharacterized protein (EggNog:ENOG503PZG9) — translation MSPQHGNKLIRWLKRFASRRAAAPSGGRRPTAGSDDKHEDATSHIARGSLGQLYANDDEGTARQGGCMSSEIAPSTDQSHCKDTPRWQGMPENTATPKGTTNGPGNEQEQNYNTPRYEENIKTEEIYRSDDERPAKQFQGLPAGRNQALHDAQPSHREDTASASGSPTRKNKAVEGVTDSTKGEYCDVTTHVRPAVVEEHIRPHVHTIYEPTRTRSIHIHEHKYLIQPIKDPQPTTIQEQHWLWDPNGGQMQRISLDVGQRLMGNI, via the exons ATGTCGCCCCAACACGGCAATAAATTAATCAGATGGCTTAAGCGTTTTGCTAGTCGAAGagcggcagcaccatcaGGCGGTCGAAGACCTACCGCAGGCTCTGATGACAAACATG AAGATGCGACGTCTCACATCGCGAGAGGCAGCTTAGGCCAGTTGTATGCCAATGATGACGAGGGAACTGCTCGGCAGGGGGGTTGCATGAGCAGCGAAATTGCTCCATCAACGGATCAAAGCCACTGCAAAGATACGCCTCGATGGCAGGGGATGCCTGAAAATACAGCAACCCCCAAGGGCACGACCAATGGCCCGGGCAACGAACAAGAACAAAACTATAATACTCCTCGATACGAGGAAAACATAAAAACAGAGGAAATATATAGAAGCGACGATGAGCGGCCGGCTAAGCAGTTCCAAGGGCTACCTGCTGGGAGAAACCAGGCGCTACACGACGCACAGCCCAGTCACAGAGAGGacacggccagcgccagtgGTTCTCCGACGCGTAAGAATAAAGCCGTCGAAGGAGTCACCGATTCAACCAAGGGCGAATACTGCGACGTCACGACACACGTGAGACCCGCTGTTGTCGAAGAGCACATACGGCCGCATGTGCACACGATTTACGAGCCTACACGTACTCGCTCGATTCACATTCACGAGCATAAATACCTTATTCAACCCATCAAAGACCCGCAGCCGACAACCATTCAAGAACAACATTGGTTGTGGGATCCAAATGGGGGTCAGATGCAGAGAATATCACTGGACGTTGGACAGCGCCTGATGGGCAACATCTAA
- a CDS encoding uncharacterized protein (EggNog:ENOG503PZG9), with the protein MSSEIAPSTDQSHCKDTPRWQGMPENTATPKGTTNGPGNEQEQNYNTPRYEENIKTEEIYRSDDERPAKQFQGLPAGRNQALHDAQPSHREDTASASGSPTRKNKAVEGVTDSTKGEYCDVTTHVRPAVVEEHIRPHVHTIYEPTRTRSIHIHEHKYLIQPIKDPQPTTIQEQHWLWDPNGGQMQRISLDVGQRLMGNI; encoded by the coding sequence ATGAGCAGCGAAATTGCTCCATCAACGGATCAAAGCCACTGCAAAGATACGCCTCGATGGCAGGGGATGCCTGAAAATACAGCAACCCCCAAGGGCACGACCAATGGCCCGGGCAACGAACAAGAACAAAACTATAATACTCCTCGATACGAGGAAAACATAAAAACAGAGGAAATATATAGAAGCGACGATGAGCGGCCGGCTAAGCAGTTCCAAGGGCTACCTGCTGGGAGAAACCAGGCGCTACACGACGCACAGCCCAGTCACAGAGAGGacacggccagcgccagtgGTTCTCCGACGCGTAAGAATAAAGCCGTCGAAGGAGTCACCGATTCAACCAAGGGCGAATACTGCGACGTCACGACACACGTGAGACCCGCTGTTGTCGAAGAGCACATACGGCCGCATGTGCACACGATTTACGAGCCTACACGTACTCGCTCGATTCACATTCACGAGCATAAATACCTTATTCAACCCATCAAAGACCCGCAGCCGACAACCATTCAAGAACAACATTGGTTGTGGGATCCAAATGGGGGTCAGATGCAGAGAATATCACTGGACGTTGGACAGCGCCTGATGGGCAACATCTAA
- a CDS encoding uncharacterized protein (EggNog:ENOG503NVG4~COG:S) codes for MEKAKQAVANFVSRDGKHTTTVDEDVRKAVTEEHIRPHEHEDIVTAVDKEIHQDHHHTTVQPITMKETLPEKHTHHALPVEHKSYEHGNEKDVSAFLERDASKYRDSSVTHEATHSSSTAPVVSGEHTHHHVHEHVQPVIQKETVERHVVHTTVPVHEVHHAAAVQHGTSTLPPKTLEEFTSGRGTLEGRNTTKVNEFEGCPNISHKDLHAKEAKSASQAQGLGNSV; via the exons ATGGAGAAAGCTAAACAAGCCGTCGCGAACTTTGTCTCCCGTGACGGGAagcacaccaccaccgtcgacgaggatgtgCGGAAGGCCGTCACCGAGGAACATATTCGCCCGCACGAGCATGAGGACATTGTCACTGCGGTAGACAAGGAGATCCACCAAGATCACCATCACACTACCGTGCAGCCCATTACTATGAAGGAAACCCT GCCGGAGAAACACACACATCACGCCCTCCCCGTGGAACACAAGTCTTATGAACATGGAAACGAGAAAGATGTCAGCGCCTTCCTTGAGCGCGACGCTAGCAAGTACAGAGACAGTTCTGTCACTCACGAGGCGACCCACTCGTCGTCCACTGCTCCAGTTGTGTCCGGAGAACATACGCACCACCATGTTCACGAACACGTTCAGCCCGTCATTCAGAAGGAGACTGTAGAGCGTCATGTTGTCCATACGACTGTCCCAGTCCACGAGGTTCACCACGCGGCCGCAGTCCAACATGGCACTTCTACTCTGCCCCCGAAGACGCTTGAAGAGTTCACGAGCGGTCGTGGGACCCTTGAAGGTCGAAACACCACGAAGGTCAACGAATTCGAAGGATGTCCCAACATCAGCCACAAAGACCTCCATGCCAAGGAAGCAAAGTCGGCGTCGCAGGCACAGGGGCTTGGCAACAGCGTGTGA
- a CDS encoding Tripeptidyl-peptidase I (MEROPS:MER0078639~COG:O~EggNog:ENOG503NY9U), which translates to MVMNMQIALKQGNMGALQSKLQDISNPKSPNYGKWLSKEELEGFTRPSEESVKMVKLWLSSYDIHERDITQTTPDWLEVKVPLSKAEGMLDSKFSLYHDSVSGKSAPRTTEYSIPLLLHDHIDTIQPTTAFHRAMGPQVAQNQSDTAMHKRQSGCDPNNIVPSCIQSHYNVDYSGKGRASLAVTGFIGLSASHSDAASFLSSYDSAASGSDFKDGSIGGASNVPSNPDLEGNLDTQIALSIGHPNPVTYYAVGPNNDPDNQFTDELINFGTYLNSASNPPTAVSTSYGGEEQFFSHSYLDRICNEFMKAGSRGISVFFSSGDFGVGGNGESNCNDGFYSLFPASCPYITSVGATQFSNGAEIAATFERGGSTGGGFSWYFPAPSYQSADTKKYISNNLDNSYSGYYNPSGRGFPDVALVGEYYDIILNGGTQRVYGTSASSPAWASLISLINDYRIGEGKSTLGFLNPLLYQNAGVRAALNDITQGHNQGCGTYGFPASAGWDPTTGLGTMNFAKLRKALG; encoded by the coding sequence ATGGTTATGAACATGCAAATAGCCCTCAAGCAAGGGAACATGGGAGCATTACAGTCAAAGCTGCAAGACATTTCCAACCCCAAAAGTCCCAACTATGGCAAGTGGCTCTCCAAAGAGGAGCTGGAAGGCTTTACCCGGCCATCAGAAGAGTCGGTTAAGATGGTCAAGCTTTGGCTATCGTCGTACGACATCCACGAACGGGACATCACGCAGACGACCCCCGACTGGCTAGAGGTAAAGGTGCCTCTCAGTAAAGCCGAGGGCATGCTTGACTCCAAATTTTCGCTCTACCACGATTCTGTGTCTGGCAAATCAGCACCACGGACCACGGAGTATTCTATTCCGTTGCTTCTTCACGACCACATTGACACTATTCAGCCCACCACTGCCTTTCATAGGGCTATGGGCCCTCAGGTGGCTCAAAACCAGTCTGATACCGCCATGCATAAGCGCCAGAGTGGGTGCGATCCGAACAACATTGTTCCATCGTGCATCCAGAGTCACTACAACGTCGACTACAGTGGGAAGGGCCGAGCTTCTCTCGCTGTCACCGGTTTTATCGGCCTTTCAGCAAGCCACAGCGACGCAGCCAGCTTCCTGAGCTCTTAcgactcggccgccagcgGTTCCGATTTCAAGGACGGTTCAATTGGCGGTGCAAGCAATGTTCCAAGTAACCCGGACCTGGAAGGCAACCTGGATACGCAAATCGCGCTCTCGATCGGTCACCCTAACCCGGTCACGTACTATGCTGTCGGGCCGAACAACGACCCGGACAACCAATTCACCGACGAGCTGATCAACTTTGGCACCTACCTCAACTCAGCATCCAACCCACCAACAGCTGTTTCCACTTCGTACGGTGGCGAGGAGCAGTTCTTCTCTCACAGCTACCTGGACCGAATCTGCAACGAATTCATGAAGGCTGGCTCCCGAGGAATCTCAGTCTTCTTCTCGTCCGGTGActttggcgttggcggcaacggcgaaTCCAACTGCAACGACGGATTCTATTCACTTTTCCCCGCGTCGTGCCCGTACATCACGTCCGTTGGTGCTACGCAGTTCTCTAATGGGGCGGAAATAGCAGCCACATTTGAGCGCGGTGGTTCGACGGGTGGCGGCTTTTCGTGGTACTTTCCTGCACCATCCTACCAGAGTGCTGATACGAAGAAGTACATCAGCAACAACTTGGACAACTCATACAGCGGTTACTACAATCCCAGTGGCCGCGGTTTCCCCGACGTTGCCCTTGTTGGGGAATACTATGACATCATTCTGAACGGTGGGACGCAGCGAGTGTATGGAACATCGGCGTCTTCCCCGGCATGGGCCTCGCTTATTTCTCTCATCAATGACTACCGAATAGGCGAGGGCAAGTCGACTCTGGGATTCTTGAACCCATTGTTGTACCAGAATGCCGGTGTGCGAGCCGCTTTGAATGACATCACCCAAGGCCACAACCAGGGGTGTGGTACATATGGATTCCCTGCTAGCGCTGGTTGGGACCCAACCACAGGTCTGGGCACTATGAACTTCGCCAAGCTCCGAAAGGCCCTCGGGTAG
- a CDS encoding Chitin synthase (COG:M~TransMembrane:4 (i113-131o137-160i501-521o527-551i)~EggNog:ENOG503NZU3) produces the protein MPTSAEDPTGQMVASQECAHKACVENTESKPVPPPASTGMEDRNEPAAMDGEGDSINQGAQSPQSPVSRLSWQDTGSSASFTSSLLQEDAKAHWDAELELRSVSRNLLRLQKWGLIIGLVCLNATLIYVAWAFWQVYYLFIVLLSANTAMQAFMILGIILHFLATNLLRCGCGWPRKEIIPDAPEKMVLLLPCYNETKLELTRSLDSLVAQKDIDQHHRVIFIVVDGNARGPGMEKTTQEYLLQDILGPGRSRYFINGYRARDGLFMPVRVQSGYYKGLPYVFVGKTYNQGKRDSLCFARSFLYHFKQRSENVVTMFNNGLFEYIGNIFIQHNLDNVDFLVGMDADTVFDEYCVIEMLHEIRKNPKLVGICGHVCVDYDGKNFGLWSLYQGVEYSQTQGLRRLFQSRITGKVNCLPGCCQLIRVGEATFGDAVLRERFAYYPKPNDIMTQHIMSNYSEDSIHTSIVFSLFPKKQTAQALRAKAFTIVPQTWKVFLSQRKRWALGSISNEFVMIFRPGIILIERMQSFIAVFTWAITPFIIAALAELLMLLVKRDM, from the exons ATGCCGACAAGCGCAGAGGATCCGACCGGGCAG ATGGTTGCAAGTCAAGAATGCGCCCATAAGGCTTGCGTAGAGAATACGGAGTCGAAGCCTGTCCCGCCCCCCGCATCAACAGGAATGGAAGATCGCAACGAACCG GCGGCTATGGACGGAGAGGGTGACTCCATCAACCAGGGAGCACAGTCTCCGCAGTCTCCAGTGTCTCGCCTTTCGTGGCAAGATACcggctcgagcgcgtcgttCACCTCATCATTGTTGCAGGAGGATGCAAAGGCACATTGGGACGCAGAACTCGAGCTACGATCGGTTTCAAGAAACCTCCTACGCCTGCAGAAGTGGGGTCTAATCATTGGCCTGGTCTGCCTCAACGCAACACTCATTTATGTCGCGTGGGCGTTCTGGCAGGTATACTACCTCTTCATCGTGCTCTTGAGCGCGAACACCGCCATGCAGGCTTTCATGATACTCGGAATCATTCTTCACTTTCTTGCGACAAATCTACTCAGGtgtggctgtggctggcCTCGCAAAGAAATTATTCCGGATGCGCCAGAGAAGATGGTGTTGCTGTTGCCCTGCTACAATGAAACAAAGCTGGAATTGACTCGGTCGCTCGACTCCCTCGTTGCTCAGAAAGACATCGATCAACACCATCGCGTAATTTTTATCGTCGTTGATGGAAACGCCCGCGGTCCGGGTATGGAAAAGACAACGCAGGAATATCTACTACAAGATATCCTTGGCCCAGGGCGTTCTCGATACTTTATCAACGGCTACCGTGCACGAGATGGCTTATTCATGCCGGTTCGTGTTCAGAGCGGGTACTACAAGGGCCTCCCATACGTCTTCGTCGGCAAGACCTACAACCAGGGCAAGCGAGACAGCCTCTGCTTTGCCCGCTCGTTCCTCTATCATTTTAAACAACGCTCCGAAAACGTCGTCACGATGTTCAACAATGGCCTGTTCGAATACATCGGGAATATCTTCATTCAACACAACCTTGATAATGTCGATTTTCTTGTTGGGATGGATGCCGACACTGTCTTTGACGAATATTGCGTCATCGAAATGCTGCACGAGATACGGAAAAACCCAAAACTTGTTGGAATCTGTGGTCACGTATGTGTTGACTACGACGGGAAGAACTTTGGACTGTGGTCGCTGTATCAAGGAGTCGAATATTCCCAGACCCAAggcctccgccgcctgtTCCAGTCCCGTATTACGGGGAAAGTCAATTGCCTTCCTGGATGTTGCCAACTTATTCGCGTTGGGGAGGCCACGTTTGGCGACGCGGTCCTTCGCGAGCGGTTCGCTTATTACCCGAAGCCAAACGATATCATGACGCAACATATCATGAGCAACTACTCCGAGGACAGTATTCACACTTCCATTGTCTTCAGCCTGTTCCCAAAGAAGCAGACTGCTCAAGCGCTGCGAGCCAAGGCCTTTACCATTGTACCCCAGACCTGGAAAGTCTTCCTCTCACAACGCAAGCGGTGGGCTCTGGGAAGCATCTCAAACGAATTTGTGATGATATTCCGACCTGGCATCATCCTTATAGAGAGGATGCAAAGCTTCATCGCTGTATTTACCTGGGCTATTACGCCATTCATTATCGCAGCTCTTGCCGAGCTTCTTATGCTTCTTGTCAAGCGTG ATATGTGA